tgtgaatGCTCTCAACTCTAAAACTCATCCTAATGTTtttttgaagtacaggtatgggacctgttattgagaatgcATGGGTACTAGGGTTTTCTTGATAAgagttattttttgttatttagatcTCCATATACTCAGTCTactaaaatttgattaaaattgagtctacagGACATGGCCttccggtaatttggagctttctggataacaggtttcccatacctgtattatttcttTATCCATTTTGCAATAAATAACTTAAGAACTGCCTGCAGCACAGTTCAACACGATGACACTTATGAGTCCTACCAATATTCATACACAGGTTAAAAGTTCTAATGAACATGTCCATTATTGAGGTATCCAGGTTATGTTTTCATGCCCTGCCATGTCGGCCATTCACTCAGCATTATTAAACCACTTACAGAAATGGAGATTTTGAAATGTTTCTAATTAAGGATAGGATAGGCTAAGGTCAATAAGGTAAACTATataaagaacatatttattatacactATGCGTTGCCACTCTTATGTCAGGGAACTATGCATAAATCATAGAAGGTTGTGAAATAGGGTGTGACTATGCCATAAAAATGGGTGTTtgtttgaaaaatgctgtaaaataagCTCCAACTAGAGCAGAGAAAACAAGTGAACTAAAATAGAGATGTCCGACAACCCTCAAGCTGTTGCTAAACAATTTCCAGCACCCAAACCTGAAGAATGCTCTTTAGAGGGTGAGGTGCTGGCAGTTGGACAGCAAAAAAACAGCATGCTactatttaaaaatgcaaagtgaCATCTCATATGTTTTGTAtcgctaaaagaaaaaaaaaaaaaaaaacctaccgtAATCCTTCTCATTCACCTCTGAAATAGGCTCAGAGATAACACTGCAGAAGGAAATTGCACTTGCTGCAGATGGATTGCGAGAGTGGCCCATGTGAGGAACCTTTTTAATGTTCTTCAAAGCTTCTTCAGCTTGTTCTTGCTCCATTGAAGCAACCATATCCTTGTATGCTTTCCTGGCTTCCTCAGTCAGCGACACCAGATTATGGAAAAAGTTCTGCAATAGAAAGGTGTAGACAAAAAGAACTGTATAGAATAGAAGGAGCGCAGGTTGACACAAGTGATTTTTTTCATGCAACGGACTGCAACTACAGTAATTAAATAATGTCCAACGTCTTTTGCCAAGATAGGTGTTTGTTGGGTGCACTAAACTCATCTTAACTTTTTACATATTTGTGGAATAAAAATCTACTCAGGTCTTTTCATAAACATGTGTGTGGGAGTATATGATAAGTCAGCCCTTTCTAGCACTTAATGGCATTCACAAGTATATAACAATAAAAGTATATCAGGTTTCTTTGTGTGCGTAGAGCAGTTTATTTGACTGTATGGGCCTTTTTAACCATCAACCCCATGGGATctgctgtaaaaaaaagatttggattTATCAAAGAGCTTGAGTTAGAGCAAAGGGGGACATGGTAAAAGATGATTAAGCTGGGCCTGCTTTTtcaaatgttggcaggtatgccttctcacagaatttcattttgGAAATGAATATGTCTGTTATTTGAAAAAAACCTTACCTCGGCACCAGAATAACTGAAGATTCCAACAACACTAACAGGAACCAATTTGTTTACACATCGCCCTAATGCTTTTCTACCAAGAGCAAAAACAAAAGGAATTTCTTGTTCCCTGGCCATAGCAATAACATTATACAGTGCTTCATCCAgtccacctaaaaaaaaaaaaaaacaagaaagtataTAATTAAGGGCACATCTGAATGGAGACACCTTAAACATATATGTACAATGCATGAACACTTTAAgtaccatatactgtaaattctaTGGCGGTGGTGGTATAGTACCAGTGTTGGTGCTTTTGCATtcagtacccctattgtaaactatatagtgaataatgcaccccctactgtaatttataaagatattagaagtcacagaggagttacatgaccatatacaggtcaagTAACTCCCAGGTGACTTTATTACAGTAGGGgagcattattcattataatcgaCAGTGTTTCTATGTGCCGCGTCTTCAAATAGTTCTCTGCCTCTGCTCTATTTATTCTACACAATGCCAGACTTCAGTCTATTCTCCTTTCATTCTCCttgtggtttttcattttattatttattataatacacaagtttcagtgagtcatgtgacagaaattccACTATTCCACTAAACTCTGATTATgacagatgacatcacaaagcaccatTTATTAGGATATAAATTACAGTCTGGCCCATAGGGAATTAGCTgatctgtagattatatagtgaataaagtaccccctcttgtaaaatataaggatattattagttaccgaggagtttcatgaccatataaaaacacgaggccgaaggccgagtgtttttatacaggtcatggaactccgaggtaacttctaatatcctcatattttacaactgggggtactttatttattataatacacaaattttagtgagtcatgtgacagaaattacatcactactcaccgtttataactgatgacatcactactcaccgtttataaggatataatttacaggatattcatggcttttgtgtattataaagatataatttataagTCACAGAAAAATTCCATGACCGTATAAAAGCACAGGGCTGTAGGCTTGTAAggctttatacaggtcatgaaactcagaggtgacttcgaATATGAGGACAATTCATTTATTGGAGGGGCCACATTTATAAGAAAGGTTAGGGTGCAGGGATGTTAGAGATACTGGGCAAACAATGGCATGTGTTGCACTTTGGAGATTTTCCTAAGGTGAACCACTGCTTTCATTTAAATTGGAGTGGCTGCAGAAAGAATTTGATATTTTCAGTTTCCTGAGAGCATCATGGTGGTCAAAAAACTGTGTGTCGCagaaacattaatgaaacctCAGAAGTTGCTCAGGCAACTCAAATTTCAGTAACAGGTCACAAGGTCTGAGCCATATCTGCTTCATTTCCCATACTCTCTCAATTGTGTAATATGCATTTAGGAAAAAGGAACTGTGAATGAGCCAGTAAGCAGTACTTGCTGCAAATGTGTTTATTCcaacgacatgtttcgggcacacagGCCCtttatacttgataaagggcctgtgtgcccgaaacatgtcgttgGAATAAACACATTTGCAGCAAGTACTGCTTACTGGCTCATTCACAGTTCCTTTTTCCTAAATGCATATTGCTATTACACCTGTGGCAGGGGTGTGTACTGCAGAATTGAGCCTATATTTGACCCACACTTAGCCACCTCTACGCTTCCTTTGATATGTAAGATTAATAACAGCTTTAGTGGAGAAACTCACCTTTTGACTGAATTTTCTCACAGTTTGGTGAAATgatcacacattttattttattcaatttcaTGTGTTTAGTAACTTCTCGTAATCCCATAACAAGTCGCCTCTTTGATTTTGCTTTCACTGGATCATTTTGGTAAACACGCTCTTGAAAGCTGACAAGTTCTTGCAATAACACCGTTACGCATTCGTCTATTTCTTTACTCAAAACTTGGTTGCAATACCTgtaatgaatttaaaataaatagtcaaatatggaaatatacattgtttatatttttcactGTAAAATGCATTAATGAAGAGTtttcttttaaccatttttatCACGTCTGTTCATATTCCAACATTATAGAACTGTGGAATAAGataaaaaacacaacagaatgtattgtttttataagtgGGGCAAACACTTTTACTGCCTGATCTTAATTAAGTGAGAACTGAAAGAGAATGAGATCAATTTACATATGCTGTTCTTTATACATCACATATACTGCTAGTTTTACATCACTAGACATGCAGCAAATGTCACTTTACAATCATATGCTCTTCACATTAAACAGGTTAAGCTATTTAAATCACAGTACAGGAACTTGTATTACAGGTTAGGTTATGCATAGTATCATGGTTAATTATAAAAGTTTGTCAGAAAATAGAATACACTTGTATATATGTGGTTGTCCTTTCCAGTGTCACatcaaatcagtttaaaaaactATGTAGTTCAAGAAGTCACTTgtcttgttttcattttatttctcatATAGCATTTGGTTATCAGCAATATCTCCCGTGTGTTTTGAATTCATTTTCAATATCTGTGCGTCACTTTCTGAATCTCTCTTTATTAAGTAGTCGGAGAACATACGCAAGATTCACATTCATACAGTGGATAATCGGCAATTCCCATTTATAGTTTAACATTTGCCATTTGCAAGTATAGGGTTGAAAATACAGCTTAACAATGTTCCTTTTGGAAGGAAACACATTATTGAAAGTAATATAATAATGTTGAttctttaggaaaaaaaaataataataataataatatatatgccaTGCTGTATACTTACTCTCTGAATCTCTTGCTGTGAATTTTGGTTAAGGTTGAAGTTGCCATGGGGCTGCCTATGCCTGAACTGGCTGGTGAGCCTTGAGATACCGGAGTCATACAGTAGGGGGAGTTTTGACTTGCTGGAGATAGGGAGGTATCACTTTGAGCACTCAGACCTGCTTCTAATAAGAAATACAACTagtattataaagaataaagacTCAATGGACTCAATAAAGACCCACCATGGCACAAAACAGGTACAATTAACATACTTGTAACTTTctgtgtgtaaaaataaaaattagcattttaccTTCTTGTGAGGCTAGTTCCTCTGACTGCTCATCAGCAAAACTTAAAGCATCTTTTTGCTCCTCTGACCCCAAGACACTCGGATCTACAGGCACACGgcctttcttttcttctctttctttaagTATGATCTACAGGATAATGTGAATTAGCTCAGTCagacatttaggaggttatttactaaacttcaaatttttttgaggtagcttttttttctggcaaaaactcagatttttagtggaaaaaaaatgaccCAGAAAGCCGCcctctcagacctgtcaaggtcctgtatacggtaagtcaatgggagagcacTTATTCCAATTTAAAGTTATCATGGTTCAgcaattaaaactttcataactttAGGACTCGTACAGGAGGTGCATTGGCACAGCAGTTGTAAGCAAAGACAAAATTACAGCATCCAAAAGAGCAAATGCATAAACTTCTTGCTGAGCATCTTCTGGTCAGTtaaatcttttttcatttttgataccTTACCTTTTTAAGTGCAGTGGGGCGTTTCAACTTTgggatttccttttcttttccccTTTTGACTCGAGGAGCAGTGGAATCCAAAGGGTTAGGTGAACTCATCACTGACTGGGCATttgtgaacacatttctgtttgtATGCTCTTTGATGTGAAATGGGACAGCGCTACCAACTGTACAATGaaaggattaaaaataaataactatatgATTCATAATGCAATTTAAAAACCCTAAttttaacagaaatatatatttaccctacaaagcaaaatagaaaaaaaatataaactctaAACGGGCTGTGGGCTCATAAAAAACTTTTAGAGGGCACTTTCCGGGATGTGGGGCTGCCAGTGGGTAGCTTTTGATAGAGGATCAGTCATCCTTGTGAtcttaagtatatatatatatatgtatagatggGGCAGTATTTTTGTCTTAAGTGTTATGACATACAAAAGTAAGAGTAGTAATGCAACTATAAGGGTcaggcagattcgggggagatcagtcgcccggcgacaaatctcctcttcttcggggtgacttatttccctgaactgcctccccgacAGCTAAAAcataaatcaccagtgggatggcagtgatttgttttccaaagtcgcccaaagtttactcgtcaggcaacttcggacgacttcggaaaattgatcgattcgagtgccatcctcaggcaatttacattttagccatcGGGGAGGcagtacagggagattagtcgccccaaagaagaggagatttgtcgccgggcgactaatctccacgaatctgcctaTGTGCCCTTAACCTACAAACTGTAAGAAAGCACTACAGCAGTAAAATAAACTCTGTTATCTGGTACTAACAACGTCTTTATTTTGTAAAGAGTGCAATATTTAGCAGGGTTACCTGGGACAGCCAAGCATACTAACCCGTATAAGATAAAGGCCTGGTATTGGTGATCTGACGAGCTTTCATTGCTTGTTGCTGTCTCTCCAGTTCTGCTAGCATATCTCCCAGGTCCAGCTGCACAGGAGTCTTGCTCTTCTTTCCTGATGCCTTGGACAAGGCTTCCTGTGATAAAGACAAATATTTGCTCCAAACACACAATCTATAACAATGCAACATAATGTACAGAAGGTTATTGATATGTGAAAGTAACTTCTAGCATGCAAACCTTGACACAATTTAGGACTATATGTATAAAGCTACGTAAAATAGAGAGTTACTTATAAGGATGCAAAGTACTATGTTCAAATGCTATGTCCAGGTCAATCCCATATACTGGGAGAAAAACATAACCCTTGAATAACAAATACAGATGCTAATCAAGAATCACAGGCTTAAAAACAAACAACCGGAAAACAAACCTGGAGCTTTTTCTGTTCCATACTAATTTCGGAGTATTCCTGTGCAGTGGCCAGTGCAGCTGCAagagcctttttcttctgacttttggCTCTCTTTGGTACAGAAGTGGTGATTGGGATTGGTGTCTGAACAATATTAATTGGGGAATTTTCAGGCAACCCCTTCAACTGTGAAGAGCAGATTTAGTCTTAGTTTAATTGAACAATGTGCATTATTTCTGACATTAATTCTCTTAGAATACAGCATTCACCTACTATAACaaaggcagaatgaaaaaaaactatagtttaCCCCTTTAGTTGGTATCTTTGTCTGTGCATTGTCATTTCTAGCACCATTACTGCTGTTAAGCTCTGGAAATTCATCCTCGTCCTAATGATGGAAAAAGGGAGAAGTTAAGCTAAATGGTAATTATATTTAGCACAAACATAATGACCTGTTAGTGTTTtactaaaaacatattaaattttgtaatttatttaactTAAGCTGAATGTAGGTGTATCAGGTTAAACTGAAGCGTTAATCATAAACAGCAATACCCCCCCCCAATGAAACGAATGGTGCGCCATGTTCTCTATACGTTCTAATACAGTTGGTccttcagcagtttaaaattaAATGCCCCTTTATTCTCAGCCAGAAAATCCTACATTTCTAGCACTGAAATgacattataattatttatgaATAATCATTTTGAATCACTTTTCTCCCATGGTCCTCAAAGcccattatataaatacaaacacattGAACCCAATGAGCCTTGGACAGTGAGGTCAGAGATGTAATGTTCTAAAGGTCACCAGTTAGAACTTGGTTCCAACCATCATTCTCAGATCAAAATGGTGATAAAAGACAGTAGCCTACATTAGACGACTAACTGAAACCATTACATTTGTAGGTATTAAACAAAGGTTTCCCAGAAGGAACATTTACCTCAAAATAAAGATGATCTGGACTTTGTCCAGATTTGTTAAGTGGAGTTGTAGTTCCTGTCTTGTTTTCCTGTTTCCTTTGCAAATTATGCCTTCTCTCTGAAGAAGTACTCTGCCCCCTTAAGCGATATTCAAGCTGTAGTTGTAAAAAAAGAAGTCATCAAGGATACAAGTTCTAATGGGGGAGGTGTATACATACGTAAGTATATTTGTTTAACCCCACATACACGTTTGTTATTTTCATTCAGTGAAGATTAATGGGAGCACAGACATGACGTGAGCAAGACTGCTGTGTTAAACAGAAGATTGCCCATTGGTGCTTGCTAGAATATCAACATGTTCCCAGTAATCTGGCACACTGACATACAGGTTGTTAGTTTTGATCCACGAGGCAAAGCAAGAATTAATTTATCTTAAAATAGTTAAGGGGAAAAGAAGTGTGATTGCAAAACCCTATGACAGTGAGTTACCTGTGCATTGTTTCGTATTTCAGTCTGTCTTCCTCCTCTAGAAAATGTCTGTACTTTTTCATTCCAAGGTCTTTTCTGAGTTGCCTGAGAAGCTACACTGGCCCAGCTACCACCAGCTTAAGTAGAAAAATTGTCATTCTTATATTAAGtcattaaaataaagaaacacaATGCCCATTATGTATTATATcaacaaataacaaataactgCATGCAATAATTGCAACTACTACACTTCATTGCAGTTTTACCGATtacttatatttaaaatgttctaattaGGGCTGGGGGATTTGCATAATTTGGTATGCCAAAAATATAACACTAAGAAACCAATAAGCTTGTTTTCGTCTCCTTTTGGATTAATGTCGGACTATGTATTACATTGATTGTAAAGCATGGTTGTAGTATTACAGAGGCACAACAAAAtcagacagaaataaaaaaaaaagtagagggatggcattgctggttttcGGAAAAAACTTTTTAACAGGTTTCAGAATCAAATACCTGTACAGATAtaagtaaaaaaggaaaatagggGTAAATACTATACCTGCAGATACTGCTGgatctgaaatctgaaaaataaatatacaaataatgaaaacctgacatacaaaacacacatacaatcatataaatattaaatagttgaagttgaaaaaagtccaacaaGTGTATCGTTTAGCTTATCCTGTCCAGTGCACAGATATGCTTGCTGCATGAGTTTATCAATAATCAGACCTAAAGAGTTTTCTTGTTCCCCAGACATAAACTCAATGGtttattactgttcttttaaactcTGCCATGTAACTTGGGGCACCGACTTAATCTGGTTAATTAATGATAAGTGAACAAAGCTGGCCACATACAGGACTGCCAACCGATTTGCCTTTGCCACTGACCCTAATAAAAATTGGCCAAATTCCTCTGATCCAACTACTGATTCATGGGTTGACTTGTATGATCTATATGTAGTGGTTTTGAAAATGTCAATTTGGGAATGTGAGTCAGTATAGCATTGGCTAAATCAATACTAAAGGTCACAATCAAAAGGGTGGTCTTAACAAGAAATATAATCAAACAGTTTGACCACAAATGTATGAATTGTGTAAAAACCATCTGGCCTATATGTGGACAGCTCAAGGCAAGGATTGGATAGCTATCTGTCATCTGCACACAGTTAATTGTATTACAAAAACTGCACATCTCATCACACCGTTCAGCATTAACttatttgttaaagggaaactgccatgatttttatggtttacttattatttctaaattacactgtttataatgcaaacactctactatttaaaattgtattcttgaaacaacaaattattttttttagctgtaatattggtgtggagcaGCTATCTCAGTGCTTTgtgcctaattctgagctttgagaaggagccagcacttcaggctGGAACTGCTCTGGGGCAAccattgtttctccccttctcattgtacttcaatacgacCCAGGCTGTGTAATAGCAAACAGGAATTCTTCTGCTCTGTACTATTCTCAGGTTTACCACTAGGTGGTAGCCTAGCACTTTTAGCTATGCAAACAATTTCTGACTTCATTTTGAACTCTACTAAGCTCAAATCATCTCAAGCTTTCAGGAAACCTGCTTTTTGGAGGTGTAAGGGGATCTGAGATGTCAGAAATCATTACctctcattgtatttaatgtatatggGCCTAAAGTTCCCGCTGCCTCTCagtgtatttattgtttatgGGGCTAAAGTTCCCACTGCTTCCTGTTGTATTTAGTGTATTTTGGGTGCCACTATTTCTTCCCCtcattgtataatgtatttaggaTCTGGAGTTATTGTTTATAGAAGCCAATGTACCATTGTTTACAAGTGCAtactgtgtatatctatatatccttTACTGTACAAGCTAATTAAAGCTAATGGGAGATGGGACATTTTTTCCATAGTGTATTTTATCTGGCAATGAAATGCCTGAAACTACCCTAAATTACTGGGAGGCGGTATAGGCATTTTTCCCTGTTCACCCACTTAAAATTCAGGAAAGTAGCAGCAGTGCTATTAGCCCATGCAGGCACCATCAGTTCAGGCACctgaatccttcagcagaggtgtcagggagctgctatctggttagctgcccattgttatgttatgttattagactgctgatgggctgctggggggagggggtgacatcactccaacttaggggtatatttatcaaagagtgaagttagagatcaccaccgTCCTCGAGTGAAATTCcggcactctccattcatttctatgggatttatcgatgggtgaaagttcatcctttgataaatacgcctttcaaaatcccatagaaatgaatggagagtggcggaatttcactctagcagactgtggcaatctaactcttttataaataaatatttgataaatataccccttggagtgcagcagtaaaaattactgaattttatcagagcacaagtcacatgactgggggaaccaGGAAAACAACAATGTCTAGcccctataaattaaatatagtggagcagcactataaactgatgggttttgaaaaaaaatgtaatcacattGTATTTGACTCTCAGAGCAACATTATAGCCCAGGATATTCAAAGTACGTACACTGACTGCACCACAATCTGCATGTCTTGTACACATTGCTGCAGCTTGGCAATGCTTAGGACTACAATAGCCGCTGTCACTGTCGATATCTGCTTCACTGGCTCCCTGTTCACTTGATGACTCTGCAGCAGGGTGGGACAACCTTCTGCGTCTGCCCTTTGACTTCCAGGGTGTTGCTCCGACACTTTCACAGAGAGTCTTGTTAGCTATTTCATGTGGGAAATCTAAAAGCAAATGATTAATTTGGTATGCAGtaacattttaatgacattacaACATGGAGGCTATTCACTAAACTTAAACTTCAATTAGACACTAGCATAATGATAAAGACCTTTTAAAAGTCTACTACCACTATGGGATCCTCTCCTAAGGTATCTAAAACAGCATGCAATCTCAAgactgtagggctcatttacaaacataggtgctaaatagcACAAGTAAaaatgcccatagcaaccaatcaaggattagttttgatcagtctactaacgattaaagcaaaggtctgattggttactatggtcaACAGCACTAGCGCActatttctaaaacatttttaccATTGATTTATCACTTAATCTCCCTTTTTACACATGTAGACAGTGAAAATGTGAAATTGAAACGTATTATACCTTGGCATTCTTTACCTGTTTGTTGACAGGCATCCATTAAGAGAATTATTTTGGATCTTGCATCGGGGCCTGACGCACAGGTTTCTTTCTGAATGGCCACGCTCTTCATGGGAGGTCTCTTGCACTTGGGTTGTGGTAATACCTGCTGTGGCTGTTTTGGAAATTCAAAATGTTACATCTAAACATTAACACAACTCCAGATCCACATTGAGTATTTCAAGCAATCTAGATAAGAAAATAATATGACATCTATGTAGGTCAGATTTTCTAATTATAACTCCTTTATGCTCAGGTACCAGGAGATGTTATGGGTTGCTAGAATATCTTTCAGCTGGCTTTGTCATTACATTAGGTATTTTATGCAAAACAACAGTTTAACCACAAACCAAAACCAGTTAGTGCAAAATCGGTGACTCTCTGGCTGGAATATACAGATATTCTATTGTAAGAATAAAATCACCATGACAGTAATAAAAATGTGGCATGAGCAATGCAAGTTTTGGGAAAGATATTGTGGGTTCCTGTTTCATAACAAAATTGAGTGTAatctagattttattttatttttttccttataacCTTATATAAAGTGTAACATGATGGAAGGAAACATCACAATTCCTCAGGAAGACATTGAGAAACAGATGAGTGCGATATTCCACTGAGATACATACTTTGTGAATAAGTGGTGCTCTGATATTCCTGTTTCTTTGACTAGTCAGGACATTTATCTGGCTCTGCTGGTTTGCCCGTTCACTACAGTCTACAGAAACTGCATTTAGTGCATTAGTTCCTTGCAGAGGAGTGGTGTAGGGAGTTGGAAACGGGTGATAGAATCCCATGACTTGAGCACATGGTGCTGGCATCAACTGATAGTACATGTATTCTTGAGACACAGGAGGTTGAGTAGATATAATGGGATAAGCAAGGTAGGGCCCAGCTGGGCTTGAGTTGGACTGCTGCCACCGAATATCATTATTATATGGAGGAAATtgtctgcaaaacaaaaaaatatatacatttgtttcAGCCACCATTTATTCCACCAATTTTGGTAAACTGCTATGAAATGACTAACCTCATGTAATATAATAGCTCATAATAATTCAGTCATACATATATAAGTAGAGAATGTACTGTGCTAGTTGGCATTATGCCATTCAAGATTGCTCTGACGTCTATGTGTAAGAAAATAGTCCCAGCAGAGAGGAATCTACATTGCACAGTGCATGGCCTTGGAGCCATCtatagatttaaaaaagaaacaaagctgcAGCTTGGACCAAAATGGTAGTAA
Above is a genomic segment from Xenopus laevis strain J_2021 chromosome 3L, Xenopus_laevis_v10.1, whole genome shotgun sequence containing:
- the secisbp2l.L gene encoding selenocysteine insertion sequence-binding protein 2-like isoform X1, with the translated sequence MEMNEQNGKLSAEVEPFVPQKKGAEAIPMALPSDGGSVGGLEATPIPSYLITCYPFVQENQSNRQFPPYNNDIRWQQSNSSPAGPYLAYPIISTQPPVSQEYMYYQLMPAPCAQVMGFYHPFPTPYTTPLQGTNALNAVSVDCSERANQQSQINVLTSQRNRNIRAPLIHKPQQVLPQPKCKRPPMKSVAIQKETCASGPDARSKIILLMDACQQTGKECQDFPHEIANKTLCESVGATPWKSKGRRRRLSHPAAESSSEQGASEADIDSDSGYCSPKHCQAAAMCTRHADCGAVSISDPAVSAAGGSWASVASQATQKRPWNEKVQTFSRGGRQTEIRNNAQLEYRLRGQSTSSERRHNLQRKQENKTGTTTPLNKSGQSPDHLYFEDEDEFPELNSSNGARNDNAQTKIPTKGLKGLPENSPINIVQTPIPITTSVPKRAKSQKKKALAAALATAQEYSEISMEQKKLQEALSKASGKKSKTPVQLDLGDMLAELERQQQAMKARQITNTRPLSYTVGSAVPFHIKEHTNRNVFTNAQSVMSSPNPLDSTAPRVKRGKEKEIPKLKRPTALKKIILKEREEKKGRVPVDPSVLGSEEQKDALSFADEQSEELASQEEAGLSAQSDTSLSPASQNSPYCMTPVSQGSPASSGIGSPMATSTLTKIHSKRFREYCNQVLSKEIDECVTVLLQELVSFQERVYQNDPVKAKSKRRLVMGLREVTKHMKLNKIKCVIISPNCEKIQSKGGLDEALYNVIAMAREQEIPFVFALGRKALGRCVNKLVPVSVVGIFSYSGAENFFHNLVSLTEEARKAYKDMVASMEQEQAEEALKNIKKVPHMGHSRNPSAASAISFCSVISEPISEVNEKDYETNWRRMMETSDGLETSENEECSIRTTGSEQAASAPSEQNDLQKQQPKTTSSTTSSATLEKPAPVDKEEVKQDDNLEWASQQSTETGSWDGSGRDVLNSSMTSTASTLVPEMLEEDDDDEEEDDDEYPQEPNSVSRIESWVSETQRTMESLQLVNSNSPEEDNIEPSEENDVGQCKQSELADCKERTAEIHARNGSHTQSGQKSSLKERANSGFM
- the secisbp2l.L gene encoding selenocysteine insertion sequence-binding protein 2-like isoform X2, translating into MEMNEQNGKLSAEVEPFVPQKKGAEAIPMALPSDGGSVGGLEATPIPSYLITCYPFVQENQSNRQFPPYNNDIRWQQSNSSPAGPYLAYPIISTQPPVSQEYMYYQLMPAPCAQVMGFYHPFPTPYTTPLQGTNALNAVSVDCSERANQQSQINVLTSQRNRNIRAPLIHKPQQVLPQPKCKRPPMKSVAIQKETCASGPDARSKIILLMDACQQTDFPHEIANKTLCESVGATPWKSKGRRRRLSHPAAESSSEQGASEADIDSDSGYCSPKHCQAAAMCTRHADCGAVSISDPAVSAAGGSWASVASQATQKRPWNEKVQTFSRGGRQTEIRNNAQLEYRLRGQSTSSERRHNLQRKQENKTGTTTPLNKSGQSPDHLYFEDEDEFPELNSSNGARNDNAQTKIPTKGLKGLPENSPINIVQTPIPITTSVPKRAKSQKKKALAAALATAQEYSEISMEQKKLQEALSKASGKKSKTPVQLDLGDMLAELERQQQAMKARQITNTRPLSYTVGSAVPFHIKEHTNRNVFTNAQSVMSSPNPLDSTAPRVKRGKEKEIPKLKRPTALKKIILKEREEKKGRVPVDPSVLGSEEQKDALSFADEQSEELASQEEAGLSAQSDTSLSPASQNSPYCMTPVSQGSPASSGIGSPMATSTLTKIHSKRFREYCNQVLSKEIDECVTVLLQELVSFQERVYQNDPVKAKSKRRLVMGLREVTKHMKLNKIKCVIISPNCEKIQSKGGLDEALYNVIAMAREQEIPFVFALGRKALGRCVNKLVPVSVVGIFSYSGAENFFHNLVSLTEEARKAYKDMVASMEQEQAEEALKNIKKVPHMGHSRNPSAASAISFCSVISEPISEVNEKDYETNWRRMMETSDGLETSENEECSIRTTGSEQAASAPSEQNDLQKQQPKTTSSTTSSATLEKPAPVDKEEVKQDDNLEWASQQSTETGSWDGSGRDVLNSSMTSTASTLVPEMLEEDDDDEEEDDDEYPQEPNSVSRIESWVSETQRTMESLQLVNSNSPEEDNIEPSEENDVGQCKQSELADCKERTAEIHARNGSHTQSGQKSSLKERANSGFM